Sequence from the Salinicoccus sp. Bachu38 genome:
ACCAGTTTACGACCGGCAGCTCGATGATGCCGCAGAAGAAGAATCCCGATATGGCTGAACTGATCCGCGGCAAAAGTGCGCGTACGACGGGGGCGCTGACAAGCATGCTGATGCTCGTCAAAGGACTGCCGCTCACTTACAACAAGGACCTCCAGGAAGACAAGGAGGGGGTTTTTGACGCAGTGACGACGGTCACCGGGTCACTCCGCATCATGACAGGAATGCTCGAGACCATGACAATAAACGAAGATGTGCTCGATCAGACCGTCGAAAAAGATTTCTCCAATGCAACGGAACTGGCCGACTATCTGGTGCAGAAGGGTGTGCCGTTCAGAAAAGCGCATGAAGTGGTCGGTGAACTGGTACTGAAGTGCATCAATGACAGCAAATACTTGAAGGATCTTTCCCTCAAGGAATTCCAGGGCCATCATCCTTCCATCGAAGAGGACATCTATACAGTGCTGTCACCAAAAGTGGTCGTAGACAGAAGGAAGAGCCTCGGTGGCACAGGCACCGAAGCGGTCGAAAAGCAGCTTTCGGCAGCTGAATCGACATTGACCATATAAAAAAAGGCAAACCCCGAAGGGTTTGCCTTTTTTAGTACATGCGGCGGGATCTAGTGGCTCAGATCCGGATAACCGTATGTAAAGATAGTTGCAATTGCAAAGAATCCAAATGTAGCTACTGTTGCAAAACTGAAAAGAACTGCCAACAGGTTCCTGTTCTTGATTGCAGCCACAAGCCCCCATACGCCGACGATGGCAATCATCAGCATAAGAATCGAAAAGGCATTGATTCCGATATGGATGGTAATACCGCCAATTTCAAATAGTTCACCAGTATCGATGAATGGCATTCTGCTCAACCTCCAA
This genomic interval carries:
- a CDS encoding DUF2759 domain-containing protein, with product MPFIDTGELFEIGGITIHIGINAFSILMLMIAIVGVWGLVAAIKNRNLLAVLFSFATVATFGFFAIATIFTYGYPDLSH